In Sciurus carolinensis chromosome 17, mSciCar1.2, whole genome shotgun sequence, one genomic interval encodes:
- the Ebi3 gene encoding interleukin-27 subunit beta, translating into MALRLLLALAVWAGSSCGGTEVAPSQPRVQCRASRYPVAVDCSWTLPPAPNCTGATSFIATYRLGVAAQGQSRPCLQPTPEATCCTIRDVQLFSLAPYVLNVTAVHPGGASSGFAPFVAEHVIKPDPPEAVHLSPLPGQRLQVRWAPPRSWPFPELFSLKYWIRYKRQGASRFRQVGPIEATSFTLRAARPRARYCVQVAAQDLMDYGEPSDWSLPAATPMTLRL; encoded by the exons ATGGCCCTGAGGCTCCTGCTGGCCCTGGCCGTCTGGGCAGGCTCATCCTGTGGTGGGACGGAAG TGGCTCCAAGCCAGCCCCGGGTGCAATGCCGCGCCTCCAGATACCCAGTTGCTGTGGACTGCTCCTGGACCCTGCCGCCGGCTCCCAATTGCACGGGGGCCACGTCCTTCATTGCCACGTACAG GTTGGGAGTGGCCGCCCAGGGGCAGAGCCGGCCCTGCCTCCAGCCGACCCCCGAGGCCACCTGCTGCACCATCCGCGACGTCCAGCTCTTCTCCCTGGCGCCCTATGTGCTCAATGTCACGGCCGTGCACCCGGGGGGCGCCAGCAGTGGCTTCGCCCCCTTCGTGGCAGAGCACGTCA TCAAACCGGATCCCCCTGAGGCCGTGCACCTGAGCCCCCTCCCTGGGCAGCGTCTGCAGGTGCGGTGGGCGCCCCCGCGGTCCTGGCCCTTCCCGGAGCTCTTCTCACTCAAGTATTGGATCCGCTACAAGCGTCAGGGAGCCTCCCGCTTCCGCCAG GTGGGGCCCATTGAAGCCACGTCCTTCACCCTCAGAGCCGCGAGGCCCCGCGCCCGGTACTGCGTCCAGGTGGCAGCCCAGGACCTCATGGACTACGGGGAGCCCAGCGACTGGAGTCTCCCTGCCGCTACCCCCATGACCCTGCGCTTGTAG